The genomic DNA ACCATTCATCTTAGAAATTGTGAGACCAAAAAATACTTCACAAGTAcaaatgtcttttgttttttcaaaacaATGAATCATTTATAATCTCACTTGCCTTTGTAATCagatctgagtggcggataatagCTCGGATGAAGAATCTGTGATCCGTCACTTCAGCCCCCTCCTGAACACGAGCAGCACCCAGGTAGAGGTGCATCTTGTGGTTGGCACAGGGAACAGCGGTAAGGTCAAAGTTCTTCATGCGGTTGAGCTCCAGCTGAAATGCTAAAGCTGGCTCCAGATTGCGGTAAATACGATCTTCCTGGAACTGAGAAGAATCACAGACAGGAGTGGTTTATCTTTTCCTCAAACAGCAGCATGTCGGTTCATtgactgtttttaaatgaacaattaCAGTATCTTGCTCCACTGAGGAAAAACTTACCCCATCTCTAGCTCTGAAAGTGAAGAACTTGGGAAATTCTCTCTgttgaaatatcaaaaaatataaGATAGTTTCAATatatatgaatgacaataatagTCCTAATGAAAAGAGTGTAATTGCTGAGACGGTTTCAGATTTACCTTCTGTGCAAGCAAAAATGTGATTCTCCTGATCCCATACTCAAAGAGGACTGATTTctatagaaaaaaatacaacatttttaattaaacaataaGAAACAGAGACAATTCCTCACATTCATGAGATTATGTCTTTTTTCAGAGGAAGCTGACCTTGGACTGGGCGAAGGCAGTGAAGGCTGTGACTAAGGCATCATCATCTTCTGTGTCTGCTGTTTTTATGGACACATTAATGATGTGGGTTGggttctctctctgactctgtaATGGATTGAAGATAAATTGGTGTTTACAGAGACccaggaacaaaaaaacaatgaccCTTACTCACCCACAGTGCTCACCTTTGAGTTGTCCTCGTCATAGAGACTGGAGCAGGACTGTGAGAGGTTCAAACTCTCCAGCAGTGGTTCTGCAAAGCTGCAAAGAACTTCATCAAATTTCctgcaaaataaacagaaacacaaaatcaaCATTCAATCACATATTCTTAATTTGAGCTACAATGTCTTTGTTGTGAATGATTAAGAAAGAACAGAAGATGATCAGCTTAAAAGTGACCTTTTGAACTcatcaaaacactgaaaagcCACCATGGCACCCATGCGCTGACAAGGTGGAGACAGTGCTCCCTCGAGGAAGAGTTCACTACTGTGCCGCCTAATTTTAAACTGGCCATCCACTGGGACAGGAACCCTAAAAAAGAGACATACATGGACAGTGATGAGCAAAAGCATCattaaacagacaaaaatacaaatattcgCACAGAGAGCAATGAAAGCAAGTTTGTTTTGTCATGTCCAATTAGAATTGAATACAGTTGATAGGTACATTTAATGTTTCTTATTGGAAAGGATTATGAATTGCTGTTATGAAGAATTGTTTTTACTACATTTGATTGATGGTTGCAAATCAAGATTCAAAATCTGATGCTGGAGGATACAGGCTCCCCATTCACTAGCAATCAATAAAAGTTCAGGCTTGAGATTTTTAAGAGGaacatgaaataaatcaaaGATGATCCTCTCAAAAAGCTCCTCATTTCTTAAcagaagcaacaaaaaaaaaaaacatatggaGGCGCTCAGCTaaaaagtgaagaaggaagaactTGTTAGAGGAGTCCGTAAGCAAATGTTTATTGTTTcagaggatggaagggaaaaaAGCAACACAATGCATTCAGCATGCATTGCTGTGAGACATACACAGCATCAGGTGTAGCTGGTTGGGAGGAGCTTTACTCTACCTGTTCAGAGTAGGGCTGCTCCCTCTGAAATAAGACGATTGACAGGTGAATATTAGCAGTGGAGGATCAAATGTCACCTCTACCCCTAGGCATTATGATTAgatcaaagcactttacaaaaTGCTGTGCACATTCAAATTAATGTCCAGTGGGTAAAACCAGTCTGCATTCAAAGTTAGCCATAAGTAGTTACAGCCACAATTTATAGACCACTCTCCACCTGTACCACTATGCAAAGGATAACTATGGTTcattttctatttatctatcagataaattccattttaaaaaattgagaaATGGCTGACAGTTTTTAAGGCCTGGACTCCAAAAGTGAAGTCTTTTCCTATGGAAAGAGTTGAAGACAATATGTGTCCAattttggtggtggtggtgattcATCTGTTTAGGGAATAATTAGTGCGTTATTCTTCTCTGGCTCTTTGCAGTGCAGTTTAGTGAAGGCAGCATGTTACCTGTTGGGATGTGATGAGGGCAACATAAACTGGAAATCAACAGCACATGTTCCTCCCTGCAGCTGGTGATGCTGGATACTATTAAGTTCATAGGCAATGTAAGCTCTGCGCACGTACACCTGAAAGTAAACAGAGCACATCATTATAGCTGAATGAGaaatagacataaaaaaatGGTCCTGCTGTGTATTCATTAGCCATACCTCCAGAGCAGCCATGCATACAACTTGGTTAGAGTGATAGAAAAAATTGGGCAAGACATCAAAAATGGAGGTTTCAGAGAGGATGAGTTTCTGTGGGAAATGAATGCAAACgttaatcattttatatttgagCAGTGAAATACTGATGATAAATTGTATGCACAACACTCACCTTCAAGTTCTCTGGGCAAAACTGATGTCCATACATGTCAATGGCCGACAGGAAGATGGACTCCACCTGGTTGTGCCTCAGTTCATATGATGGTAAATGGGACGCAATCAACACCTATTACACATTCACAAGTATTATATAGCATGAAGTCAATAAAGCTGGAATAATCTGACAGTTCAAAAAGACATGGTTACAGTTTTCTGTTTGGCCAATTAATGTGCATAagctatatattaaaaaaacagacagcagaGTCTTTaactgagacacagacagtcTAAGGTCTTACCTGTCTGGCTCTTAATGCAACCTTTGAGTTCTCCATCTTGCTAAGCTGAGTCAGCTCATTGAGAATCGCCATCAGCTCATCTGCCAGGGTGGGATCCCTTCCACACAGTTGATCCTACACATAAACAACGCTATGTCAAGTTCTGTTAATGTAAGAAGAATGATTAATGTATGCATATCAGTGTTAGATTTGATGAAAGCCTTACAATGAGCATTGTGACCAGGATGTTTTTCTTTGAGACCTGGGCATGAGAGAAGATGTACTCCAGCACAGGACTCATGTCAGGTTTGTGCTGCTCTCTTAGGTTGATAACACACTTGTCATAGTGAGCTGTTTTTGAGATCAAGAGTGAAATTATGTTAgtaataacaaaaaacacagctgtgattttaaaaaatgcctcATCCATACAGTTTAATTTCAATTTGAGTGTGGTGTATTCAATTCACCGTGCTGAAACTGCATCTCCACTTGCAGATATCGCTTCAGCAAATCCAGAACCACAGACTTCATGTAACCACGTATTCCACTCCGGTACCTGGAATGGATGTATTCAAACATGTGTAGATCAATGCAATACTTCTATCATTGAAATACATAATGTGTTGCTGCAGCAACATGTGCATTcaacaatgaagaaaaaacaaaaagctaacCTCTGTACAAGCTGAACAATACTCTGAGTGTTGATAAAGAACACTTCTCTGTCTGCCTTCCTCTGCAGAGTTGCCGCATGGCTGTCTAGAATATTTGCAAtctggaataaaataaatgaaatatcatTAAATATAGTACAGCAGACACTGTTAAACCTGGAAGTATGCAGGAAATGCTTTGTCATTCCAACTGTTTCTACACAGAAAATGTAGGTCTTCATATATAGGAGTACTTTTTCCCATTTGTTGTTATGTTCTCACCCTTTGGCTTGGGAACTGACAAAGGACAGAAGTAATGTTGCTTGCATACTGGGCCATGACTTTACGGATATCTTTCTCCACACCAGGCGGAATACGACTCGCCACACTGGTCATAATCTCCTGCAGTTCCAGCAGGGGGAGTGAGGGGTCCCGCAAAGTCTTCATCAGGGTTGCTACCCACTGTTTTAGCTGCAGACAAGAAAATACAGACATACAATATAGTCAATATAAATGACGGAAACCATTTAAGAATATGTAGCGGCAGAAGGCATGTGATGTACCTTGCTACTGAAGAAGGGCTCTTCAAGACAATAACCATCCATAACTTTAATCAAGTTTTCCAGGACCTGGTGGAACACCTGGTGGAGCTTTTCCCCAGTGATGGGCAGCGGCTGCTGGGGTGGCAATATGGCCGTGTTGAGCTCCACCTGTGACAAGGGGGAGGGGACCAAAGTGGATAAGAACAGTTACCATTATTTTCTGCAGTGATCAGTAAGCAGTACAACAATAACAGAGTTATAAGAGGGACATGAAACAGATTTTTTGCCTTCCAATCAGAGCTGCCACTTGACTAGGCCAAATAACAGTAAATACTTGgataatatttttaacatcagTAAATTTGGAAAAATCCTGGCCAAAATGTGCCAAAATGtctaatttgactaatttgtcTTATTAGTGATCAACTAATAAAGTAGTACTGATTACAAGACACAATGAAGACATCAATTTATGCACTGTGTATTGTGATTTGGACCAACTTGCCGGGTGTATACAGCTAGGGTCGTCCAGGTCAATATGTGCCACCACACACCCAGGCTCCAGAACCGCCCCGGGTCTCTTGACAAAGTGGATGCAACCAGACTGCTGCACAGTCAGAgtcatcaccatcttcatcacctAAATGCACAGCATAAACAGACACTAAATAGAAATATGGTAGCCTAACACACAGCATGCTGCATGAAACCAAGAAGCAAAGAGACTGTCACCCAAATCTATCCAATTCACCTCAATCTCTGCATAAGTTTCTCCTGCAGAAATATGACCACCATCCTCAGCAATGTACTGCAGGAGTTTACCAGCAGATGGCGATCTCAGCACTGTAGGATCCCTCTCCTTCTCAAAGACACATGTTTTGTTGCCAACAGTGATGCGGTAGCTGTGAGAATAAAGTAATTTAGAAGGAAAATTAGCAAAACAAAATAACCAATTAGATTCATCTGGATTCTACACGGTTAAGTTCTTGCCTGTCCACTTCCTCCTTCATGTAGGTGATGTGGCTGTTGCCATCGTAGGAGAGCAAGAGGCCACCATCACTCAGCCTGTGGACATCTATTTCAATGTGGGAGCCGTTCATCATGATGACATAAGTTGTTGGGGACTGGCGAGCCACCTGCAGGCGGCAGCAGCAGTGATTATTTATTGATCAGAATGAAAAAGGTAAGAGGTTGAGTCAAACAAGGAATGTATAAGAGGAAGGAAACCGATACCTTCAAGCAGAATTTGACTCCTTCATATATAAGGTCCACACTGACAGTGTTGAGAAGACTGGCTGCAGCCAGTACCTGGCCTCTATAGGTGCATAAAGAAGAGAATGATTTAAAAGTCCACAACTGTGGTGAGGCATAAATAAGAGGGAAGAGTGTGTACAGACCTTTCCAGTGAATGTAGGAAGTCAGACATGCTCTTTCTGAAGCTTGCATCAGCAACATGCAAGGCCCCACAAACAACACCCAGCATGGTATCTGGTCTCTCTGCCTGCAGAAAGAGCATGTGGGTTCATCAAACAAGAAGACTGACATGTTCAGTGACTGTGTGTTCAACTGTGTAATGATTTATGACATAAGGTTTCTGGTCTCTTACTTGCACTTTCTCTGCAATGAGATGATCCAGCCAGCCAGTGTCGATGTCATTGTTTCTAAAGCTTTCTGTCTCTAGTAACTTAATGAGGTATTCCACCGTAGTCCTGAAGTCACCCCTGATGGACAGCTCCTTCATAGCCACCACCATGTTCCTATAGTACATGGCAGTTATGACAACAGATAAGCATAACATCctgtgaaatatatatatatatatatatatatatatatatttatttatttattattttttttatgtattattattttttattcatttatttatttttgcaattcctacattattttattacatcacAGGCAGTTACAATATTACAGCAGAAATTGCATTACTGGCTGTTGCCTTACAGTCGACAATATACCTCAACCATTTTACCAGCTAAAGATAAGATATCCAGACAGCATCAGAGCACAAAAAAGATTGAGAGAGACTTACGAAATGGCTTCTTCACGGTTCTCGCCCCAGGAGAAACAGTGTCCGAATTGTGAGTCTGCAAATTCATGCAGGCCACCAGTCGCTCCAACACTGAAGTAACCCCAGACATTTTTACTGCTGCGGAAGTTCAGCTCCTGCACGGTGCCAGAACTGGGTTTGAACCCCtttaaaaaagcacaaagaGGACAGGTTTGTGGTGAAAATTAAATTTCCGTTAGAAACAGAGAGGTGTGGCTTCAGTGTTGATGAGATTGAGGTCTACCTCGTCAGGGTTCTCACTGGTAATTCGAGCAGCTATGACATGCCCTCTTGGACTTGGCATGCAGTCTGGAGTCTCAAAGTTAATGATGGTGTCACCCCATGGAGTTTCTCCGTAAAGCAAACGGATGTCCTTGATCCTGTGAAGGGGGATGCCCATTCCAATCTACAGGAGATGAAACATGACATGATTTGTAGCTACAGCCTCAGATGCACGAGGAATCAAATCTTTACTGTGGTGTATTTATTCTTCTGAGTGTCCAATGAGAGTTTTACCTGAAGCTGGGCAGCTGGCAGGTTTACATCTCCAATCATCTCTGTACAGGGATGTTCCACCTGCAGGCGAGGATTCAGCTCCAGGAAATGGAAACTTCCATCTTCAGAGAAAAGGTATTCCACAGTTCCTGCACTCACATAGCCCACCATCTTGGCCAGTCGTACAGCATACTAAAACGGGAAgaagagacaaaacaagaagtttcaaacaaaacaagtgaACTAATTAGCACGAGCAAATGAATATATGCAATAAAATAACTGACCTGTTCCATCTGCTCGAATGTTGAGGGAGCAGCGATTGTTGCTGGAGCCTCCTCTATGATCTTCTGGTGCCTTCTCTGAATGGAGCAATCTCGCCCAAACAGAGAGATGGCGTTTCCGTACTGATCAGCCAGTATCTGAACCTCAAGATGCCTCGCATGTTGTGCCAGCTGCATGATAAAGATGGGCGAGCCGGGAACCTCTGTCTGAACCTGCACATGACATGGACATTTGTTGTAATGACATCAATTTCAGCTGTTGAAGGTTGGGCCTGAATTATACACAATTGAAAACAAGTGTTAGGttgtaaaatgtaattacacAAACCTGTCGAAAGGAGCTCGGAAAGTCATCAGCGCTTTCTACTTTCCGGATACCTTTTCCACCTCCACCCTCAGAGGCCTTGATAACTACTGGATAACCAATTCTTTCAGCTCCCTGCCAGGAGGAGACACATGAAATTTACCTTGGTTTACTTCCAAGGACTCACATTGAAAAGTGACCTGACGATTTTGCTAAAAATGCTCACCGCCATCCCATCATCTACATCATGAACACAGCCATGTTTGTAGACCTCTGGAGGAACACTTATTACTTTGCCCTGTTTTTGGTCCTCTTCTGCCCAGCACACTCTCAGACCTGAAGCACAATGAAGAAGAAAGATGAGAAGTTTAGTCTTTCCTTTGTACAAGTACAcaaatctaaattaaaaaataaaccacatGAGGGAATCTTCAGTCAGTGTCTGCAGCACAGCATGTATTACACTTATGTAAGCTGAGACAACGGGAATGGGGGCATCACCTGATCCACTCCATGGTAGTGTGGGAATTTCAGCAGTCTGAGCCACAATGGATGAAGCCACCTTATCCCCTAGAGCCCACATAGCCTTACTGGACGGCCCTAAGATAAGATTGTCATTTAACAAAAACATCTGACACAGATAAAAAGGAACTACACCAGAATAATGTGAACATTATGTGGTTTTAAACTGGGTTGTACCTAAGAATGAAATGTCTACTTTATTCAGGAGTTCAGGCAGTTTGGGGTTTTCTGAAGCATGGCCCCAACCGGCCCACACAGCCTGTCAACAGaataacacacagacatataattATTTCTCAATGGTTTTATTACTAAGTAGCCAAGGTCGAAGAAGAAATCAGATTGTGGATACATGCTGACATTTACCTGCACAGGGATTCTTTTGGCAATGTCCACTATCAGGTCTACATTGGCATAGTTGTTATTATTGGGCCCACCAGGAACCGGCACGTAATGATCTGCCATTTTGATGTATTCTGTAGGtgaaaaaataacaacataCAACAGTCAATAGCTTGACCAATGGAAGCTTTCAGGGCCTCACTTTTTATGTCTGCACAGTCAAACAGTTGACTCACAGTTAAAACACAGTTTCTAGTGTTTTCCTCTCACCCAAAAAAGAGGCGGGTGATAACTGCTgggtaattttaaaaaatgatatgtATCAAGTTAACAATGACCTGCATTAGCTTTCAAGTCTTCAGGGGTTACCATGACCACAAAGCGGATGGTCCTTTCATTGCGAAACATTTCATAGGACCAGCGACGGATAGAGCGCATACATTTGACTGCAGCGATACCGTTGTTTGCTATCAACACCTGTAAAACAGATGCAGGCACCACATTAGTAAACTTTAGAAAGACAGAAACTGGAAAATGAACCAATCAACATACAGGACAGAGTTTTGTTCCTACCTTTTCGATGACGCGGTTGCCACCAAAGCGGGTGACAAACTCAGCGGGAGAGGCCACTGTGAAGTCCCTGTGTAGATCCATTTTTCTATGTTCACGTCCTTTTTTCACCAAATGAAGACCAGACATGCTAGGCCTGGAGAGGAAAGCTCATGTTTATTTCCCCCAGTAACACTGCTAGATGTGATAGCCTGGGTGTAGTCTGTCCTATATAGTAGCTCCAACACATATTAAATCATCTGAGAAATAAAGGGTGTATTTCATCTTCAGTATATCAGATCTGAGcaagtaaaaacagaaacaggctACAGTTCTCCTCTACGACCAAGGGAACGACAGCTCTCAAAAATCAAAGTCAAAGTTCAGTCTGCCTCTGTAGACTAGCCCATTTATGTATGTCTGGCCTTATCTCGCAAAATGACCCTTAACCACTGCTCCCCATAGAAAACAGACAAGCAATGCAATTACAGGAACGTCTATTAGTTTCAAAATACAGGCAAATGCTATCAATCTGTGTCTCTTCGCCACGTTGACCACAGCACAGTAATAAAAGTTGAATGGCGTGATCATGACGCGTTCATACAAATTGTACCTTCAGCCAGGGACTCTTTCAAATAGTTACAGGAGAGCAATAAAAGTATTGAAAATACCCCAGCAACTGGGCTCTCCTTATTGACAGCAACTTAAATGAGTGTAgaaaaagtgcagaaaaaagGTCATAAAATTTAGCTATGTGACATTAGTTGACAAACATTTGCAGCCTTCATGGGTTTTTTTAAGAATAAGTGACTTTGCTCTTGGGTGGTTTTCTAAAAGTGTAAAGTGATTATTGGTTGAGAGAAACAGAATATGATTGCTATCAGAATGACGACATCCATTTTCATGACATTAGTACGTAGTAAAAACTGAACTTTCATACTTTAAATCCTTTAAATCTGACCAGCATTACAACACACAGAGTAAGACATAATTGCAACACTGCTCACCTTACGACAACAAAGGCAAAGCTATTGTTCCCTCTTTGGCAATACACTATACTTTGAGTAAATACTGCAGTAACTAAAGATCATTTATGTACCATGATTATCTGCTGGCTCATGCCTTGCTCACTCCAAAGTCTCCACCGGCTACTTCACCCTTTACAGAAATTCTGGCCCATGTTAAGATATGACTGAGAAACACATTTGTTATATCAGTGAAGCTGGAGAACAATTCGGAGTTGATATGAACTTTAGACATACAGTAGGGTCCTCTATCCCATTCACTCGAATGTGAAAAAGGTGTCAGACTTTTGGACCCTGCTATAACTGATGTACTTTACACTTCAGTAAACTCAGGAACAACAGATTGTGCTTAACTTTTGAACTAGTTTATCAAAATCTTTCTGCAGCTCAGCATGAAGCACTTTTGATCCTCTTTCTAATCTTCTTCCAGGACATGAGGCATGTGCTCATAGAGTTGAACTAAACACATACTGCACAGACTAAACAATGAGTATCTAGTCATGAACATGACTTAGAGACAAGAGGAATATAACTTGTGCTAAAACACACTAGCTTATTACTGCACTGCTACATGAGGACGCCACACCATGAAGTTCCTCTGGTTGTTTTACACTTCCCTCCCTCAGAGAGTacaaattgtgtgtgtttttccccctcaaaCTCACATGTGCCAAGACGAGCACTGCACAGTTACATAACTACAGCCACAAGCGATTCTTCCTGTTCACAAAAATGTCTGCAGAAGTTGTAACATTATTTGTTCATGTTGTGTACAAAGTAACACACAATGTCattatttctgctgtttttaacaTAAATCATGTGATAACtgtgcacaaaacaaacattcgAGCCACAGTCTCAAATTACAACAAGCGGTAAGCAACTCTTAATGGGACTAACCTTCGGAGACTTGGGAACCAGTTGACACTTTGACAGCCGTTTCCCTCCATTAAATATCCTGCATTATTATCTTAAGTGCCTCAGggtatgaatatattttaaaatctaaGATCAAAACAAAGAGACTTCTACAAAGTGCTTCCTCTCAGGTGCTGCCTGACTTCGCCCCTCCCACATGTGCAGCAAAATATCCTCCATCCACAGATCCTCTGTGACATATCACAGGCTGCTCCTTACAATACAAAGAGCAGCCAGAGGCAACAGCTGGACAGAACTgctcattcttctatgtcagaTGATGAAAGCTACCGTCCAGGCAAAAACTGAAGCCAAAATAGTTGATGAAAAAGCTGCAACCTTCATGTACAatgtgagacacacacatattcaaacaaaacaaacagatctATTTTACATCAAATTAGATCTGTTTTCCTTAATAAAACGCATTTCATTCTGCTGCTCTACAAAGACAAGTTTTGAAAGCTGAGATTTAACGGAGGAAAATGTCTTACCTTTCTCCCCTTCATGATGACTCTCACAAGGCCTGCTAGCACACATAGCTTTATGCATAAGTCAATAAAACTAAGTTCTCAAGATGAACTCATAGCTGTGCACACTAAACAAATTCCCATATTTAAATACTGACAGTAGAGCTAAagataaaattacaaaaatatctgtgtctgatatgtttttttgcCTCACAGTCGACTACACTGTGACCTAGAGTCACGCCACAATTTTCAAAGTCACTGGCTCAGGCTCTTGTTCCAATAATAGAGCTGGAGTGTTTGGCATTCGATAATAACACAGGTCAGCTCGATGCAGTCAGGTGATAAAACACAACAAGTCAGAGCACAAAGACACATCACCAGTGTGCCCGCATGTTTGTCTCACATGTGACAGAGCAATTCTGAGCAAAAACATCCTCCGACAAaccaaaataaagaaatggTATTACTAATAATTGCTGTGGGTGAGATGCCTCCATGCTGTAGTCACATGCAAGAATTACACCTTCCAGACCAGGTTTTTCACCTATGTGTAGTCACATGATGGACTGATGTAAACAGCAACATGGTTGACCCTGGACACTAAAGTGACTTACATAAAATAAGTTAAATCTTACCTAATGCCTGAGGAGCTGGGCTGTGGCACTTCAGAGGACACCTGCAGAGGAGAAGATTTTGGAGTGGAGATCGGCGGTTGGGATGCACCGCTTGGAGGTTTGGTTACCAGAGGTTCATCATCAGAAGAATTATCCTCTGATGCTCCAAGGATGAACTTGAGACGTGCCCTAGCCTCGGGCCCTGAGCTGAGCATTGGCCCCTTGGTTTTGGAAGGCCTTCGGGTGATCAGTGGTGATGGCGTCTCCTCTGAATTTACCTCAGAAGAGGCCTGCTGAAACTCAATGTCCGCCGTATTTACATCCAGACCTGCAGAGGCACTGTTGGCCTGAGGACTGTCATTCTCATTGTGTGCTGAGGTAGTAGGAGTTGTTGACAGGGAATATTTGCCAGGACAAGGGGAGTGTGCAGCAGGCATGTCCTCCTGGGATGCAGAGGGACCGCAGCCAGATGAAGATTCCTCTCCTTTCTCGGGCATCGCTCCTCTCTTGATATTAATCCAACCCAGTAGCAACAAAATCCATAGGACTAATCCCAAAACTGCAAACGGCAGCATTCACAGACATCCTTGTGACACTGCCATGAAAACTAAGAAGAGATAATTCATATAAGAGATGGcaataacatttaaacatcaaaaGTGAGCAAACTTGTGATAACAGGCTCATAGTTAAACATCTTTTTTCACCCAAGAAAATATTTGTAATTAAAATATAGTAGTGTAAGCAGAACCATGTAGTGCAGAAATGCCAAATATATGCTTAAGGTAAATTAAAAGCAGTGACACCatttgtccaccagagagcacAGGTGAGCTACATTTTCAACTTCAAAATATCTCACTGAGGTAAACAGTCACAATTCTTGAAGGTATACTTAtcaaacatgtgtttttattttgtgtatttatgatAAGAAATTACTATTGCCCAATCAGATCTGATACTATTATCAAATAAAGGATTAAATTAATGTTGGATTAAACTCTCAGATATTTAAGACATGGTTTTCAACTCTTCAACTCTGTTGAAGTTTGCC from Scomber japonicus isolate fScoJap1 chromosome 9, fScoJap1.pri, whole genome shotgun sequence includes the following:
- the acacb gene encoding acetyl-CoA carboxylase, translating into MLPFAVLGLVLWILLLLGWINIKRGAMPEKGEESSSGCGPSASQEDMPAAHSPCPGKYSLSTTPTTSAHNENDSPQANSASAGLDVNTADIEFQQASSEVNSEETPSPLITRRPSKTKGPMLSSGPEARARLKFILGASEDNSSDDEPLVTKPPSGASQPPISTPKSSPLQVSSEVPQPSSSGIRPSMSGLHLVKKGREHRKMDLHRDFTVASPAEFVTRFGGNRVIEKVLIANNGIAAVKCMRSIRRWSYEMFRNERTIRFVVMVTPEDLKANAEYIKMADHYVPVPGGPNNNNYANVDLIVDIAKRIPVQAVWAGWGHASENPKLPELLNKVDISFLGPSSKAMWALGDKVASSIVAQTAEIPTLPWSGSGLRVCWAEEDQKQGKVISVPPEVYKHGCVHDVDDGMAGAERIGYPVVIKASEGGGGKGIRKVESADDFPSSFRQVQTEVPGSPIFIMQLAQHARHLEVQILADQYGNAISLFGRDCSIQRRHQKIIEEAPATIAAPSTFEQMEQYAVRLAKMVGYVSAGTVEYLFSEDGSFHFLELNPRLQVEHPCTEMIGDVNLPAAQLQIGMGIPLHRIKDIRLLYGETPWGDTIINFETPDCMPSPRGHVIAARITSENPDEGFKPSSGTVQELNFRSSKNVWGYFSVGATGGLHEFADSQFGHCFSWGENREEAISNMVVAMKELSIRGDFRTTVEYLIKLLETESFRNNDIDTGWLDHLIAEKVQAERPDTMLGVVCGALHVADASFRKSMSDFLHSLERGQVLAAASLLNTVSVDLIYEGVKFCLKVARQSPTTYVIMMNGSHIEIDVHRLSDGGLLLSYDGNSHITYMKEEVDSYRITVGNKTCVFEKERDPTVLRSPSAGKLLQYIAEDGGHISAGETYAEIEVMKMVMTLTVQQSGCIHFVKRPGAVLEPGCVVAHIDLDDPSCIHPVELNTAILPPQQPLPITGEKLHQVFHQVLENLIKVMDGYCLEEPFFSSKLKQWVATLMKTLRDPSLPLLELQEIMTSVASRIPPGVEKDIRKVMAQYASNITSVLCQFPSQRIANILDSHAATLQRKADREVFFINTQSIVQLVQRYRSGIRGYMKSVVLDLLKRYLQVEMQFQHAHYDKCVINLREQHKPDMSPVLEYIFSHAQVSKKNILVTMLIDQLCGRDPTLADELMAILNELTQLSKMENSKVALRARQVLIASHLPSYELRHNQVESIFLSAIDMYGHQFCPENLKKLILSETSIFDVLPNFFYHSNQVVCMAALEVYVRRAYIAYELNSIQHHQLQGGTCAVDFQFMLPSSHPNRGSSPTLNRVPVPVDGQFKIRRHSSELFLEGALSPPCQRMGAMVAFQCFDEFKRKFDEVLCSFAEPLLESLNLSQSCSSLYDEDNSKSQRENPTHIINVSIKTADTEDDDALVTAFTAFAQSKKSVLFEYGIRRITFLLAQKREFPKFFTFRARDGFQEDRIYRNLEPALAFQLELNRMKNFDLTAVPCANHKMHLYLGAARVQEGAEVTDHRFFIRAIIRHSDLITKATSFEYLQNEGERLLLEAMDELEVAFSNTMVRTDCNHIFLNFVPTVIMDPSKIEESVRSMVMRYGSRLWKLRVLQAELKINIRLTPTGNAVPIRLFLTNESGYYLDISLYKEVTDLSSGQIMFQSYGDKQGHLHGMLINTPYVTKDLLQAKRFQAQSLGTTYVYDFPEMFRQALFKLWGSGDKCPKDVLMCTELVLDPEGRLVQINRLPGDNDVGMVAFRMKMKTLEYPDGRDIIVICNDITHMIGSFGPQEDELFLRASELARAEGIPRIYISANSGARIGLAEELKHMFQVAWIDPSDPYKGFKYLYLTPQDYTRISSTNAVHCHHVEEGGESRYIITDIIGNDDGLGVENLRGSGTIAGESSQAYEEIITISMVTCRAIGIGAYLVRLGQRVIQVENSHIILTGASALNKVLGREVYTSNNQLGGVQVMHNNGVTHTTVSDDFEGVFTILQWLSYMPKNKHSPVPIIETTDPVDREIEFTPTKAPYDPRWMLAGRPHPTVKGAWQSGFFDHGSFKEIMESWAQTVVVGRARLGGIPLGVIAVETRTVEFTVPADPANLDSEAKLMQQAGQVWFPDSAFKTAQAICDFNRERLPLMVFANWRGFSGGMKDMYDQVLKFGAYIVDALHGFHQPVLVYIPPHAELRGGSWVVIDPTINPLCMELYADRESRGGVLEAEGTVEIKFRRKDLLKTMRRLDSVFAGLVEQLASPELSKEQCKELESKLKAREDFLLPIYHQVAVQFVDLHDTPGRMQEKGAITDILDWKNVRTFFYWRLRRLLLELVVKCEILQANKDLSDGHMMSMLRRWFVETEGTVQAYLWDNNQAVVEWLEKHLLKEDGIRSAIRENIKYLKRENTLKHIRSLVQANPDVAMDCIIYMSQNITPSQRAKLSHLLATMDSTSTS